A stretch of Aureispira sp. CCB-E DNA encodes these proteins:
- a CDS encoding tetratricopeptide repeat protein, giving the protein MKYLTLFFAMIVVNNVLGQTAKAYYQKGNVFFKEKKYAEAVDSYNAALEIDSLYVFALTNKGRALFEQNKHEASKEVFDKVVELSPEDMDAYYNRAKCYRAMDYFENAIMDYSTVLELSPKHLDAYYNRGLTYQEVNRNQEAIKDFEKVLELKELRTTTSEQYRDIYTLLGFSKRLLGEFDAALVDLEKAISLNSKDAAAYYHRGTIRVGTDAIEAGLLDLTKAIQLKPDFAKAYYQRGLTYRMQKDYKNAIKDFSKVIEINPTANMGYISRGYTYANMGKAKEAIKDYDKAIAINPKDAATHIRRGYANIDLKAYEDAVVDFTTAADLKTPFSSYAYNNRGNARRLLKDYDGALEDVNLSLQMDSLNAFGYSNRGLIWMDKGVTNNALEDFNRAIELNNQIAEFYYNRGTYYLNLKIYDKATADFSKSVELAPEYKQKEIPKLLKIAKRGFLSGD; this is encoded by the coding sequence ATGAAATACCTTACTTTATTCTTTGCAATGATTGTTGTTAATAATGTTTTGGGACAAACCGCCAAAGCGTATTATCAAAAAGGGAATGTATTCTTTAAAGAAAAAAAATATGCTGAAGCAGTCGATAGCTATAATGCAGCTTTGGAAATAGATTCTCTATACGTATTTGCGTTGACAAATAAGGGGCGGGCTTTGTTTGAACAAAATAAACATGAAGCATCAAAAGAAGTTTTTGATAAGGTAGTAGAACTAAGTCCCGAAGATATGGATGCTTATTATAATCGAGCCAAGTGCTATCGAGCGATGGATTATTTTGAAAATGCCATTATGGATTATAGTACCGTACTGGAGTTAAGTCCTAAACATTTAGATGCTTATTACAATAGAGGATTGACATACCAAGAGGTTAACCGCAATCAAGAAGCGATCAAGGATTTTGAGAAAGTGTTGGAACTGAAGGAACTTCGAACGACTACTAGCGAACAGTATCGTGATATTTATACTTTGTTGGGCTTTTCGAAACGATTGTTGGGAGAGTTTGATGCTGCCTTGGTTGATTTGGAAAAGGCAATTTCCTTAAATTCTAAGGATGCAGCGGCTTACTACCATCGTGGTACCATTCGAGTAGGGACGGATGCCATAGAAGCTGGTTTGTTAGACCTAACCAAAGCAATTCAGTTGAAGCCCGATTTTGCAAAAGCTTATTATCAAAGGGGCTTGACTTATCGGATGCAAAAAGATTATAAAAATGCGATTAAAGATTTTTCTAAAGTAATAGAAATTAACCCAACAGCTAATATGGGGTATATTTCGAGAGGCTATACTTATGCCAATATGGGCAAGGCGAAAGAGGCCATTAAGGATTATGATAAAGCAATAGCAATTAACCCCAAAGATGCTGCAACGCATATCCGAAGAGGTTATGCCAATATTGATTTGAAAGCTTATGAAGATGCAGTGGTAGATTTTACAACCGCCGCAGATTTAAAAACACCTTTTTCAAGCTATGCCTATAACAATAGGGGAAATGCTAGGCGTCTTTTGAAAGATTATGATGGTGCCTTGGAAGATGTCAATTTATCGCTTCAAATGGATTCTTTAAATGCTTTTGGGTATAGTAATCGTGGCTTGATTTGGATGGATAAAGGAGTGACCAATAATGCCTTGGAAGATTTTAACCGAGCAATAGAATTGAATAATCAAATTGCAGAATTCTATTATAATCGTGGTACTTACTATCTGAATTTGAAAATATACGACAAGGCGACAGCAGACTTTAGTAAATCGGTAGAACTGGCTCCTGAATACAAACAAAAAGAAATTCCTAAATTGCTAAAAATTGCTAAAAGAGGTTTTTTATCTGGGGATTGA
- a CDS encoding leucine-rich repeat domain-containing protein has translation MEDKIEKLLFSPNINNVELALILAKNEGMPIEQLPTVQWILRHVFKLEALPTNFEIDAKVITAFTTKKTIELAGKLGCIPENVYLLKHLIKLSLDFENQEGHLSNALSKLENLTILQIKNYTSTLPSNLWALKKLKSLEITHCPDLSEKSSIWEMNWLERLELENCNLHKIPPSIQQFEHLDYFSIQENPIKKLPNELLNLPKLKFISCYQCQNLTIPSYQMESFNKAGIILLK, from the coding sequence ATGGAAGATAAAATTGAAAAACTCTTATTCTCTCCGAATATTAACAATGTAGAATTAGCGTTAATTCTAGCCAAGAATGAAGGCATGCCAATAGAACAACTTCCCACTGTTCAATGGATTCTACGCCACGTCTTTAAGCTCGAAGCACTTCCGACCAATTTTGAAATTGATGCCAAAGTTATCACAGCATTTACTACTAAAAAAACAATAGAATTAGCTGGAAAATTAGGATGTATACCTGAAAATGTATACCTACTAAAACATCTAATTAAGTTATCCCTTGATTTTGAAAACCAAGAAGGACATTTATCCAATGCATTATCTAAGCTTGAGAATTTGACTATTCTACAAATTAAAAACTATACCTCTACACTACCATCTAATTTATGGGCTTTAAAGAAATTAAAATCCTTAGAAATTACGCATTGTCCTGATTTATCTGAAAAGAGTTCAATATGGGAAATGAATTGGCTCGAAAGATTAGAGTTGGAAAACTGTAACCTACATAAAATTCCGCCATCCATTCAACAATTTGAACATTTAGATTATTTTTCTATTCAAGAAAATCCTATCAAAAAGCTACCCAATGAGCTACTAAACCTTCCCAAATTAAAGTTTATATCCTGCTATCAATGCCAAAACTTGACTATTCCTTCCTACCAAATGGAAAGTTTTAATAAGGCTGGCATAATCCTATTAAAATAG